ATCAAATTAGCGCCAAACCCTTCGCATCTCGAAGCAGTCAATCCGGTTGTTGAAGGTTTTACCCGTGCCAAAGCCGATGTAATCTACAATTCAGATTATAGCCGAATTCTTCCGGTTATTGTTCATGGAGATGCCGCAGTTGCCGGTCAGGGAGTGGTATATGAGGTGTTGCAAATGAGTAAACTTGCCGGATACCAGACAGGAGGAACTGTCCATTTTGTCATCAACAATCAGGTTGGGTTTACCACCGACTTTGACGATGCCCGCTCGTCTGACTATTGTACCAGTTTGGCTGCGATGGTCAAAGCACCGGTAATTCATGTCAATGGAGATGATGTGGAAGCGGTTGTTTTTGCGGCAATTCTGGCGGTTGAGTACCGGCATAAGTTTAACAACGATGTATTTATAGACATGGTTTGTTATCGAAAATACGGACATAATGAAGGAGATGATCCCAAGTTTACCCAACCATTCATGTACGAAATTATCGAAAAGCACCCAAGTGTCAGAAAAATATATTCACAACAACTCAATGTAAAAGGGGAAATCGAAGCTGCTTTGGCCGAACAAATGGAAAAAGCATTCTGGACTCAGCTTCAGGAGCGGTTGGATATGGTAAAACAAAAACCGCTTGCCTATAAATATCAGGAGCCTGAACTGGCATGGAAAGCCCTTCGCAAAGCAACCCCTGCCGATTTTGAAAAATCCCCCGTAACCGGTATTTCCACAGAACAGGTCAACCTCTTGATAGAAGGGCTTGGCAAATTGCCTGAAGGGTTTCAACCTACGGTGAAGGCGCAAAAAATGATTAAAGAGCGGGCACTTGGAATTAAAGAAAAACAAATTCTCGATTGGGGTGCTGCAGAGTTGTTCAGCTACGGCTCTATATTGCTGGAAGGCAAACATGTGCGGATGAGTGGAGAAGATGTCAAACGGAGTACTTTTTCACACCGCCATGCCGTTGTCTATGACCGAACACAGGAAGGCAAATCTTACAACCGCCTCAATCATATTATCCCCGATCAAAAAGGGCGGTTCCTGATTTACAATTCTCTGTTGTCAGAATATGCAGTGTTAGGATTTGAGTATGGATATGCCATGGCTTCTCCCGAAAATTTGGTGCTTTGGGAAGCACAATTTGGCGATTTTGTCAACGGTGCTCAAATTGTTATTGACCAGTTTGTTTCGGCCGCAGAAAGCAAATGGCAACGGATGAACGGCTTGGTCATGTTACTGCCCCATGGTTATGAAGGTCAGGGTCCTGAACATTCAAGCGCTCGTTTAGAGCGGTTTTTGCAGGCTTGTGCCGAACAAAATATATGTGTGGTCAATATTACCGAACCTGCCAATTTGTTTCATGTATTTCGCCGTCAGTTGTCCTGGCCTTTCCGTAAACCTTTGGTGATTATGTCGCCCAAATCCCTGCTCCGGTCTGCGCAATCTCCGGTTTCAGACATCACCGGAAATACCTGTTTCAGGGAAATCATTGACGACCCATTTGTTAAAAGCCCCAAAAAGGTAAAAAAACTGCTCCTGTGCAGCGGAAAAGTCTATTATGATCTGGCAAATAAACAGCAAACCGAAAATATTACCGATATTGCCATTGTCCGACTCGAACAACTCTATCCGTTAAGCCGCACCCAAATTGCCGGTATTCTGGAAAAATACAAAAATGCACAGGTATGTTGGGTACAGGAAGAACCTGCAAATATGGGTGCGCTTTGGCATATCAAACATCGTCTGCCCGATGTCATTGCCGGATATGTGGCCAGAAAAGAAAGCGCTTCGCCGGCCACCGGATTTAAAAAACAACACGAAAAAGAACAAAAAGAACTGATTGACCGGGCTTTTTCCCTGACTTAACCAAGTTGCTTTGTTATTTTTGCACCGCTTAAACTTCTTCCACAATAAAGAACAATATTCATGATAATTGATATAAAAGTACCATCTCCGGGGGAATCTGTAACTGAAGTAACCATCGGCAAAATATTGGTTCAAAACGGGGAAACAGTCGCCATAGATCAGGTGATTTGCGAATTAGAATCGGATAAAGCCACTTTGGAAGTAGGTGCCGAAGCTGCCGGAATATTGACTCTGAATGTTAAGGAAGGAGATGATATTGCCGTTGGATCCGTAATCGGAACGATAAACACCCTTTCCAACGGACAACAGGAAACCCCGCCCGCTGCCGAATTGCCCAAAATAAGTACGAAACCTGTTTCTGAACAGACAGAAGCCGACGACAATAGTTATGCAAAGGGGCATCCTTCGCCCGCTGCCCTGAAATTAATGGAAGAAAATAACATAAAATCAGGCGATATCAAAGGTACCGGTGCCGACGGGCGAATCACGAAACAAGACGTGCTGCTCTTTTTGGAAGCTCAAAAAACTAATACGGCCAAACAAACAAACGAAAGTCCGGAAACCCAGGTCCCTCCGGTTGTTAGTACTGAAATTGCCCCGGCAGTATCGGCAGGTAACCGAAATGACCGCCGCGAAAAAATGACCCGGCTTCGAAAAACCATCTCTCAACGCTTGGTTTCAGCAAAGAACAATACTGCCATGCTGACCACCTTCAACGAAGTGGATCTGACAGAGGTGATGGCGCTTCGAAGTCGCTACAAAGAAGTGTTTGAAAAAAAACACGGAATTGGACTTGGATTTATGTCGTTCTTTTCAAAAGCCTGTTCCATTGCTCTGTTCGATTTTCCCGGGGTGAATGCCTATATAATAGACGATTTTATCGAATACCACGATTATGTGGACATCTCTATCGCCGTTTCAACTCCCAAAGGTCTGGTAGTTCCTGTTATTCGCAATGTTCAGGAAATGGGGCTGAAGGAAATAGAAGTTGCCGTAAAAGATTTGGCCATCAAAGGCCGCGATGGTCTGCTGACAATGGAAGATATGACCGGTGGCACTTTTACCATTACCAATGGCGGAGTTTTTGGTTCTCTATTGTCAACTCCCATCCTCAACCCGCCTCAATCAGCAATATTAGGGATGCATAAAATTCAGGAACGACCTATGGTTGTGAATGGACAAATTCTTGCCCGCCCTATGATGTATCTTGCCCTGAGTTATGACCATCGCATTATTGACGGTAAAGAAGCGGTCAGTTTTTTAGTGCGTGTTAAAGAACTATTGGAAGACCCCATGAAGTTGTTTCTTAACTTGTAAGTTTGTTCTTTGGGGGGTAAACTTATAGAGACTTAGCAATCAAAAAACCTCTGCATATTGAGAGCGTTTACTACATATTTATTCATTCAAAAACAGAATAGTGTCAATAACAAGCAGCCGGATAGCAAAAACCACCCGATTTTACCGGAAATTACATAAATGGGTTGCCATTCCATTGCTTGTTTTCTTTTTTCTGATTGGAGCAACAGGGTTTCTTTTGGGTTTAAAAAAACATACCGGTTTGCTTCCCCCTACTTTAAAAGGAATAAGTGCCGACAGCAAACAATGGTTGCCGGTGGACAGTTTGGTTATAATTGCCGGAAATTATGCCCAATCAACCTTAAAAAAATCGGGCAGTATAGACCGTATTGATATAAGACCGGGGAAAGGAATTGCAAAAATTGTATATGCCGATCATTTTACCGAATTGCAGTTAGACTGTACAACAGGCAGTGTTTTATCGGTCAAAACCCGAACTTCAGACATCATCGAAAAAATTCACGATGCCTCTATACTTGACTTTCTCATCAATACCAAGAACGAGCAATTTAAGTTAGTTTATACTTTTACCCTTTCAGTGGGGTTAATGCTGCTTTCTTTGAGCGGTTTCTTTTTGTGGTTCAATCCCATCAGAATAAAAAAAGGAAATAAGTAAGTCCCTCCTTCCTTTTACATTTTAGATTGTATTTCAGCAATATAACGTTCCCACTCTTTGATACTCCGGTTGAACTCAAACACATCAGAAATTTGACCGCAGTTTTCTGTATCCGAAATATAATGGTAAGCGAATTTTGCCAAATCGAGTTTAACCCGTTCAAAATCAAACAGAAACAACAACTCCTTGATT
This is a stretch of genomic DNA from Sphingobacteriales bacterium. It encodes these proteins:
- a CDS encoding PepSY domain-containing protein — encoded protein: MSITSSRIAKTTRFYRKLHKWVAIPLLVFFFLIGATGFLLGLKKHTGLLPPTLKGISADSKQWLPVDSLVIIAGNYAQSTLKKSGSIDRIDIRPGKGIAKIVYADHFTELQLDCTTGSVLSVKTRTSDIIEKIHDASILDFLINTKNEQFKLVYTFTLSVGLMLLSLSGFFLWFNPIRIKKGNK
- the odhB gene encoding 2-oxoglutarate dehydrogenase complex dihydrolipoyllysine-residue succinyltransferase, with amino-acid sequence MIIDIKVPSPGESVTEVTIGKILVQNGETVAIDQVICELESDKATLEVGAEAAGILTLNVKEGDDIAVGSVIGTINTLSNGQQETPPAAELPKISTKPVSEQTEADDNSYAKGHPSPAALKLMEENNIKSGDIKGTGADGRITKQDVLLFLEAQKTNTAKQTNESPETQVPPVVSTEIAPAVSAGNRNDRREKMTRLRKTISQRLVSAKNNTAMLTTFNEVDLTEVMALRSRYKEVFEKKHGIGLGFMSFFSKACSIALFDFPGVNAYIIDDFIEYHDYVDISIAVSTPKGLVVPVIRNVQEMGLKEIEVAVKDLAIKGRDGLLTMEDMTGGTFTITNGGVFGSLLSTPILNPPQSAILGMHKIQERPMVVNGQILARPMMYLALSYDHRIIDGKEAVSFLVRVKELLEDPMKLFLNL
- a CDS encoding 2-oxoglutarate dehydrogenase E1 component, with protein sequence MSTYSYISNAHPAFIEALYKDYVSQTGTVDAYWQKFFEGFDYALKNSSALSQNGADNGQPVSVSAESVDVQTELKVYALITAFRNKGHLESKTNPIKPRKNRFAHLALSDFGLQEADLDKTFYVGSEIGLPNSTLREITGRLKTVYCGSLGFEYTYITNPEQLAWLKSKIEGMKNNFGFSIDQKRRMLQKLNDSAVFEEFLHRKYQGEKRFSLEGGETTIPALDAIINSAGGFGVEEVVIGMAHRGRLNVLANIMQKTYEQIFSEFENTLPDDLTMGDGDVKYHLGYSSLVKTPEGKQLHIKLAPNPSHLEAVNPVVEGFTRAKADVIYNSDYSRILPVIVHGDAAVAGQGVVYEVLQMSKLAGYQTGGTVHFVINNQVGFTTDFDDARSSDYCTSLAAMVKAPVIHVNGDDVEAVVFAAILAVEYRHKFNNDVFIDMVCYRKYGHNEGDDPKFTQPFMYEIIEKHPSVRKIYSQQLNVKGEIEAALAEQMEKAFWTQLQERLDMVKQKPLAYKYQEPELAWKALRKATPADFEKSPVTGISTEQVNLLIEGLGKLPEGFQPTVKAQKMIKERALGIKEKQILDWGAAELFSYGSILLEGKHVRMSGEDVKRSTFSHRHAVVYDRTQEGKSYNRLNHIIPDQKGRFLIYNSLLSEYAVLGFEYGYAMASPENLVLWEAQFGDFVNGAQIVIDQFVSAAESKWQRMNGLVMLLPHGYEGQGPEHSSARLERFLQACAEQNICVVNITEPANLFHVFRRQLSWPFRKPLVIMSPKSLLRSAQSPVSDITGNTCFREIIDDPFVKSPKKVKKLLLCSGKVYYDLANKQQTENITDIAIVRLEQLYPLSRTQIAGILEKYKNAQVCWVQEEPANMGALWHIKHRLPDVIAGYVARKESASPATGFKKQHEKEQKELIDRAFSLT